One Mesorhizobium sp. J428 DNA segment encodes these proteins:
- a CDS encoding succinate dehydrogenase iron-sulfur subunit yields MVELTLPRNSKINLGKTWPKPAGATNLREYRIYRWSPDDDQNPRLDTYYVNLDDCGPMVLDGLLYIKNKIDPTLTLRRSCREGICGSCAMNIDGTNTLACTKGMDDISGAVRVYPLPHMPVVKDLVPDLTVPYAQLTSIEPWLQTVSPEPAKEWLQSHEDRQKLDGLYECILCFCCQTSCPSYWWNGDRYLGPAVLLQAYRWLIDSRDEATGERLDNLEDPFRLYRCHTIMNCAQACPKGLNPAKAIAEIKKMMVERRV; encoded by the coding sequence ATGGTTGAACTCACCCTCCCCCGGAACTCCAAGATCAATCTCGGCAAGACCTGGCCGAAGCCGGCGGGCGCCACGAACCTGCGCGAATACCGCATCTACCGCTGGTCGCCCGACGACGACCAGAACCCGCGCCTCGACACCTATTATGTCAACCTCGACGATTGCGGGCCGATGGTGCTGGACGGCCTGCTCTACATCAAGAACAAGATCGACCCGACGCTGACGCTGCGCCGCTCCTGCCGCGAGGGCATCTGCGGCTCCTGCGCGATGAACATCGACGGCACCAACACGCTCGCCTGCACCAAGGGCATGGACGACATCTCGGGCGCCGTGCGCGTCTACCCGCTGCCGCATATGCCGGTCGTGAAGGACCTCGTGCCCGACCTGACCGTTCCCTACGCCCAGCTCACCTCGATCGAGCCCTGGCTGCAGACCGTGTCGCCCGAGCCAGCCAAGGAATGGCTGCAAAGCCATGAAGACCGCCAGAAGCTCGACGGGCTTTACGAGTGCATCCTTTGCTTCTGCTGCCAGACCTCGTGCCCGAGCTACTGGTGGAACGGCGACCGCTATCTCGGCCCGGCCGTGCTGCTGCAGGCCTATCGCTGGCTGATCGACAGCCGCGACGAGGCCACCGGCGAGCGCCTCGACAACCTGGAAGACCCCTTCCGCCTCTACCGCTGCCACACCATCATGAACTGCGCCCAGGCCTGCCCCAAGGGCCTGAACCCGGCCAAGGCGATCGCAGAGATCAAGAAGATGATGGTGGAGCGGCGGGTCTGA
- a CDS encoding LysR family transcriptional regulator has product MHRLKIRQLECFLVYMKTGSVTVAAQELHTTQPNASKTLKQMETTLGVPLFSRSGGKLRPTPEAELLYEHGQRLFQQLALIESFGLETSPLRRLSLRIATLATFGGALVPMAIEIYGESQPDLQLQVDVLDGQKIHTLVAQGLYDFGLVHSPVENEDVTSKTLAKSIIVCLLPRGHALADRKRITASDLAGEKVISYPSAPKTARAQSFLSSVLGGHV; this is encoded by the coding sequence ATGCATCGGCTGAAGATCCGCCAGCTCGAATGCTTCCTCGTCTACATGAAGACCGGCTCGGTCACCGTCGCGGCGCAGGAACTGCACACGACCCAGCCCAACGCGTCGAAGACGCTGAAGCAGATGGAGACGACGCTGGGCGTGCCGCTGTTCAGCCGCTCCGGCGGCAAGCTCAGGCCGACGCCCGAGGCCGAACTGCTCTACGAGCACGGCCAGCGACTGTTCCAGCAGCTCGCGCTGATCGAGAGTTTCGGGCTCGAGACTTCGCCGCTGCGGCGCCTGTCGCTGCGCATCGCGACGCTGGCGACCTTCGGTGGCGCGCTGGTGCCCATGGCGATAGAGATCTACGGCGAGAGCCAGCCGGACCTGCAGTTGCAGGTCGACGTGCTGGACGGGCAGAAGATCCACACGCTGGTGGCGCAGGGCCTCTATGATTTCGGCCTCGTCCATTCGCCGGTCGAGAACGAGGACGTGACCTCCAAGACGCTGGCCAAGAGCATCATCGTCTGCCTCCTGCCGCGCGGCCATGCCCTGGCGGACCGCAAGCGCATCACGGCGAGCGATCTCGCGGGAGAAAAGGTCATCAGCTATCCCTCGGCGCCCAAGACCGCGCGCGCCCAGAGCTTCCTTTCATCGGTGCTCGGCGGCCACGTTTGA
- a CDS encoding asparaginase domain-containing protein, which translates to MALRPLYSNKKIRIAHLAGPNATIQNTPPLVTSNKAREAHGLPLLTDVEGMPSRFDPLRPQKLAVPVTVYVEQFSAHPLEKDVAELYAAPDGYVDAAGNFSPERTSDADKPVYRIELKPEDGYYPMPYMARQADGSAWETDGTGPRVERAKSRQPFMPDGRRTFDEVDRLGVDGMGLGNAISDVAEVDFYRLAPSAGYTKGLAAAERTDEGEGDIAPEVSGTDFFPYRPAHLNASPPRMSLARITNMAQDILGSGDYDGAIWTQGSPRVEETCYWLSLALDVTVPVCCNASQRYHGQISNDGPKNLADSTDWIASKVWADDQGRNRVGVVMVQDQRVFAAREVTKVDARPGGYVAAGGHGGILGAGGGGTGSVLRYVPAMKHTWQSEVNVSKLPASVTGIRGREGGIETIEVAVKDGDGRLLDTAIPKVSIVKDASYIEDDYDSDPAQEVDTIAFMEQAEERPAVRFRAGGPQSLRQGGCVVEVAHPVEGGLFRFPGRQCRARHHRRFRHLRRPVHRRLKPDLGQGAHPVDAVHHEVRHAAAGQRPAQADQGRGRRDGRETRALSGGVRYALTVQAD; encoded by the coding sequence ATGGCATTGCGCCCCCTCTATTCGAACAAGAAGATCCGTATCGCCCACCTGGCGGGCCCGAACGCCACGATCCAGAACACGCCGCCGCTGGTGACCTCCAACAAGGCGCGCGAGGCGCACGGACTGCCCCTGCTGACGGATGTCGAAGGAATGCCCTCCAGGTTCGATCCGCTGCGCCCGCAGAAGCTGGCGGTGCCGGTCACCGTCTATGTCGAGCAGTTCTCCGCCCATCCGCTGGAGAAGGATGTGGCTGAACTCTACGCCGCGCCGGACGGCTATGTGGACGCGGCCGGGAATTTCTCGCCAGAGCGGACGAGCGATGCCGACAAGCCGGTCTACAGGATCGAGCTCAAGCCGGAGGACGGCTACTACCCCATGCCGTACATGGCGCGGCAGGCGGACGGCTCGGCCTGGGAGACGGACGGGACCGGGCCGCGCGTCGAACGCGCGAAAAGCCGCCAGCCCTTCATGCCGGACGGCAGGCGCACATTCGATGAGGTCGACCGGCTCGGCGTCGACGGCATGGGACTCGGCAACGCGATCTCGGATGTCGCCGAGGTCGATTTCTACCGCTTGGCGCCGTCGGCCGGCTACACGAAGGGGCTCGCCGCCGCGGAGCGGACCGACGAAGGTGAAGGCGACATCGCGCCGGAGGTGTCCGGCACGGATTTCTTCCCCTACCGGCCGGCGCATCTCAACGCGTCGCCGCCGCGCATGTCGCTGGCGCGCATCACCAACATGGCGCAGGACATCCTCGGTTCAGGCGACTATGACGGCGCGATCTGGACGCAGGGCAGCCCCCGCGTGGAGGAGACCTGCTACTGGCTGAGCCTCGCGCTCGATGTCACCGTGCCGGTCTGCTGCAATGCCTCGCAGCGCTATCACGGCCAGATCAGCAATGACGGGCCGAAGAACCTCGCCGACAGCACCGACTGGATCGCCTCGAAAGTGTGGGCGGACGACCAGGGCCGCAACCGCGTCGGCGTGGTGATGGTGCAGGACCAGCGTGTCTTCGCCGCGCGCGAGGTGACCAAGGTCGATGCGCGTCCCGGCGGCTATGTCGCGGCCGGCGGCCACGGCGGCATCCTCGGCGCGGGCGGCGGCGGGACCGGCTCGGTGCTGCGCTACGTCCCCGCGATGAAGCATACCTGGCAGTCGGAGGTGAACGTCAGCAAGCTGCCTGCCAGCGTGACCGGCATACGAGGTAGAGAGGGTGGAATCGAGACGATCGAGGTGGCGGTGAAGGACGGCGACGGCAGGTTGCTCGACACGGCGATCCCGAAGGTCTCGATCGTCAAGGATGCGAGCTATATCGAGGACGACTACGACAGCGACCCCGCGCAGGAAGTCGATACGATTGCCTTCATGGAGCAAGCTGAAGAACGCCCCGCTGTCCGGTTTCGTGCTGGAGGGCCTCAATCCCTACGGCAAGGCGGCTGCGTCGTCGAAGTCGCGCATCCTGTTGAAGGCGGTCTATTCCGGTTTCCCGGTCGCCAATGTCGGGCGCGGCACCACCGAAGGTTTCGCCATCTCCGGCGGCCCGTTCATCGCCGGCTCAAACCTGACCTCGGTCAAGGCGCGCATCCTGTTGATGCTGTGCATCATGAAGTTCGGCATGCTGCCGCCGGCCAAAGACCCGCTCAAGCCGACCAGGGACGAGGTCGCCGCGACGGCCGAGAAACTCGCGCTCTATCAGGCGGTGTTCGATACGCACTGACTGTTCAAGCTGACTAG
- a CDS encoding ABC transporter substrate-binding protein gives MFKCLRSLAATLCLALGSAAPALAQDLPKGDGGTIRMMASPYGSQSFIPFVIDKFKLDEKYGFELERIVFSDSKAAAAAVQTGSAEMAIFDWNAISLMRNAGVDVIGVAPFITYVSTIVVPTDSPVQGVADLKGKKFGIFSRQSTDWILVDAAARNKHGIDLSKEAELQEAAPPLLRGSLEQGRIDATIMFSSIAPDMLASGKFRNAFAIRDVTEELGLPLAPYLMIGTTERYAKEKPENVKAFVAAYKEVFDILMKDDSVWEEQGANMKLSGPALTFYRDQMRRDLLQSFKPEDNETLHKTFDVLVATAGTAALGMEKMPETILTLDYQ, from the coding sequence ATGTTCAAGTGTCTCCGCAGCCTCGCTGCAACCCTTTGCCTTGCCCTCGGCTCTGCCGCCCCGGCGCTTGCGCAAGACCTGCCGAAAGGCGACGGCGGCACGATCCGGATGATGGCCAGCCCCTACGGCTCGCAATCCTTCATCCCCTTCGTCATCGACAAGTTCAAGCTCGACGAGAAATACGGCTTCGAGCTGGAGCGCATCGTCTTCTCCGACAGCAAGGCAGCAGCCGCGGCCGTACAGACCGGCAGCGCCGAGATGGCGATCTTCGACTGGAACGCGATCTCGCTGATGCGCAATGCCGGCGTCGACGTGATCGGCGTCGCGCCCTTCATCACCTATGTCAGCACCATCGTGGTGCCGACGGACTCGCCGGTTCAGGGCGTCGCCGACCTGAAGGGCAAGAAGTTCGGCATCTTCTCGCGCCAGAGCACCGACTGGATCCTCGTCGATGCGGCGGCGCGCAACAAGCACGGCATCGACCTGTCGAAGGAGGCGGAGCTGCAGGAGGCGGCGCCGCCTTTGCTGCGCGGCTCGCTGGAGCAGGGCCGCATCGACGCCACCATCATGTTCTCGTCGATCGCACCCGACATGCTGGCCTCCGGCAAGTTCCGCAACGCTTTCGCAATCCGCGACGTGACCGAGGAACTGGGCCTGCCGCTGGCGCCCTACCTGATGATCGGCACCACCGAGCGCTACGCCAAGGAGAAGCCGGAGAACGTGAAGGCGTTCGTGGCGGCCTACAAGGAAGTGTTCGACATCCTGATGAAGGACGACAGCGTGTGGGAAGAGCAGGGCGCCAACATGAAGCTGTCCGGTCCCGCCCTGACATTCTATCGCGACCAGATGCGGCGCGACCTGCTGCAGTCGTTCAAGCCGGAAGACAATGAGACGCTGCACAAGACCTTCGACGTGCTGGTCGCAACGGCCGGAACGGCGGCTCTGGGCATGGAGAAGATGCCCGAGACGATCCTCACCCTCGACTATCAGTGA
- a CDS encoding ABC transporter substrate-binding protein, with product MSLVKSMVSALLLVAAGAFATSASAQMGDGGTIRLMSNPSGTQSYPPFVIEKFGLDRKYGFELEVIPFTNSQAAIAAVQSKSVEAVVQDWTTIARLRNQNIPIIGVAPFLAYINTVLIPADSEIKTIGDLKGKRVGIFSKTSSDWILLQAAAKKAYGVDLSKEATLQEGAPALLRGTMEQGQLDATLMYNSLTPDMLLSGKSKLLITVHDIVAQMGITEVPYLMYAMREDYAKENPQNAKAFVAAYREAIDILLSNEEVWREQGANMKLAPEATEMFRKGASKEFVKEFKPEMAESINETFAILLEVAGPEVIGMSAMPDKVFTMDYQ from the coding sequence ATGAGTCTCGTCAAATCCATGGTCTCGGCCTTGCTGCTCGTCGCGGCCGGCGCCTTCGCCACATCCGCCAGCGCCCAGATGGGCGACGGGGGCACCATCCGCCTGATGTCGAACCCGTCGGGCACCCAGTCCTATCCGCCCTTCGTCATCGAGAAGTTCGGCCTCGACAGGAAGTATGGTTTCGAACTCGAGGTCATCCCCTTCACAAACAGCCAGGCGGCGATCGCTGCCGTGCAGAGCAAGAGCGTCGAGGCCGTCGTGCAGGACTGGACGACGATCGCGCGCCTCAGGAACCAGAACATCCCGATCATCGGCGTGGCGCCGTTCCTGGCCTACATCAACACCGTGCTGATCCCGGCCGACTCCGAGATCAAGACCATCGGCGACCTGAAGGGCAAGCGTGTCGGCATCTTCTCCAAGACCAGCTCCGACTGGATCCTGCTGCAGGCCGCCGCGAAAAAGGCCTACGGGGTCGACCTGTCCAAGGAGGCTACGCTGCAGGAGGGCGCGCCCGCATTGCTGCGCGGCACGATGGAGCAGGGCCAGCTTGACGCGACGCTGATGTACAATTCGCTGACGCCGGACATGCTGCTTTCGGGAAAGTCGAAGCTGCTTATCACCGTGCATGACATCGTCGCGCAGATGGGCATCACCGAAGTGCCATACCTCATGTATGCGATGCGCGAGGACTACGCGAAGGAGAACCCGCAGAATGCGAAAGCCTTCGTGGCGGCCTATCGCGAGGCGATCGACATCCTGCTGTCCAACGAGGAGGTATGGAGGGAGCAGGGCGCCAACATGAAGCTCGCGCCCGAGGCGACCGAGATGTTTCGCAAGGGTGCCAGCAAGGAGTTCGTGAAGGAGTTCAAGCCGGAGATGGCGGAGTCCATCAACGAGACCTTTGCGATCCTGCTGGAAGTGGCCGGACCCGAGGTGATCGGCATGTCGGCCATGCCGGACAAGGTCTTCACGATGGATTACCAGTAA
- a CDS encoding ABC transporter ATP-binding protein, with product MNIAIRPEKATLVSQISLTDIHRQFGGGGRGGWKALDGVNLDIEAGEIVGLLGPSGCGKSTVLNIVAGLDEGYEGSFTVQGKSLKEQLSSGFRVAYVFQEARLLPWRTLRQNIEFALEANDFPRTEWAGRIDRVLELVELTKFKDFYPLQLSGGMQQRAAIARAFAIEPDILLMDEPFSALDELTARRLRQSLLNIWAAFRSTVLFVSHNAFESTFLGDRVLIMSPGPGGKIKEEIDLRHIKRPRDYEDSALFEQSKRVVESLQRHIGRALDH from the coding sequence ATGAACATCGCGATCAGACCGGAAAAGGCTACGCTCGTGTCCCAGATATCGCTCACCGACATCCACAGGCAGTTCGGCGGCGGTGGGCGGGGCGGTTGGAAGGCACTCGACGGCGTCAACCTGGACATAGAGGCCGGAGAGATCGTGGGGCTGCTTGGTCCGTCCGGATGCGGCAAGTCCACCGTGCTCAACATCGTCGCCGGGCTGGACGAAGGCTATGAGGGCAGCTTCACCGTCCAGGGCAAATCGCTGAAGGAGCAGCTGAGCTCCGGCTTCCGCGTCGCCTATGTCTTCCAGGAAGCGCGGCTCCTGCCCTGGCGCACGCTGCGCCAGAACATCGAGTTCGCGCTGGAGGCGAATGATTTCCCGCGCACCGAATGGGCGGGCCGCATCGATCGCGTGCTGGAGCTGGTGGAACTGACCAAGTTCAAGGATTTCTACCCGCTTCAGCTCTCCGGCGGCATGCAGCAGCGCGCCGCGATCGCGCGGGCCTTCGCCATCGAGCCGGACATTCTGCTGATGGACGAACCCTTCAGCGCCCTGGACGAACTGACCGCGCGGCGTCTGCGCCAGAGCCTGCTCAACATCTGGGCCGCGTTCCGTTCGACGGTCCTCTTCGTCAGCCACAACGCCTTCGAGTCGACCTTTCTCGGCGACCGCGTGCTCATCATGAGCCCGGGGCCGGGTGGCAAGATCAAGGAAGAGATCGACCTTCGGCACATCAAGCGCCCGCGCGACTACGAGGACAGCGCGCTGTTCGAGCAGAGCAAGCGGGTGGTGGAAAGTCTCCAGCGGCATATCGGGAGGGCGCTGGATCATTGA
- a CDS encoding ABC transporter permease, translated as MTRTEGQRSAGFLAGLLAAISGDGDERVHKILVSALSVATLIGLWYLGSLALPSSVLPGPFQVVAALWENLLRGEIYADIAITLGRIAGAFVIAMSVALLLGFSMALSKTAGTFFQVWIICGITMPALVVILTLYMVVGLNDTAAVLGAAAPVIPILTINIREGVKGIDTRLIGMARAFRAGKRQQIVQVIAPQVAPMLLASTRFGIGLIWKMVLFVELLGRGSGVGYRIEFFYQMFNMTEVLAHALSFVFVMLFIEIAVLGTIERRIFRWKRM; from the coding sequence ATGACGAGAACCGAGGGTCAACGATCTGCCGGTTTCCTGGCCGGCCTGCTTGCCGCGATATCGGGCGATGGCGACGAGCGTGTCCATAAGATTCTGGTCAGCGCGCTCTCGGTCGCGACCCTGATCGGGCTTTGGTACCTGGGGTCGCTGGCGCTGCCCTCAAGCGTTCTTCCGGGGCCTTTCCAGGTGGTGGCGGCCCTGTGGGAAAACCTGCTCAGGGGCGAGATCTACGCCGACATCGCTATCACGCTGGGACGCATCGCCGGTGCCTTCGTCATCGCGATGTCGGTCGCGCTGCTGCTCGGCTTCTCGATGGCGCTGTCGAAGACGGCGGGCACCTTCTTCCAGGTGTGGATCATCTGCGGCATCACCATGCCGGCGCTGGTGGTCATCCTCACGCTCTACATGGTGGTGGGGCTCAACGACACGGCGGCGGTGCTGGGCGCGGCGGCGCCCGTCATTCCGATCCTGACCATCAACATCCGCGAGGGCGTCAAGGGCATCGACACGCGCCTGATCGGCATGGCGCGCGCGTTCCGGGCCGGCAAGCGGCAGCAGATCGTGCAGGTCATTGCCCCGCAGGTGGCGCCCATGCTGCTCGCCTCCACGCGCTTCGGCATCGGCCTGATCTGGAAGATGGTGCTGTTCGTGGAACTGCTCGGGCGCGGCAGCGGCGTCGGATACCGCATCGAGTTCTTCTACCAGATGTTCAACATGACCGAGGTGCTGGCTCATGCGCTGAGCTTCGTCTTCGTGATGCTGTTCATCGAGATCGCCGTTCTCGGCACGATCGAACGGCGGATCTTCCGCTGGAAGCGGATGTGA